From one Prosthecobacter vanneervenii genomic stretch:
- a CDS encoding DUF1501 domain-containing protein — MNTSNITRRHFFQDCAVGTGKIALASLLAESAYGAAQSPNVAAPTHFQPKAKAVIHMFMAGAPSQLELFDNKPMLTKYEGKPLPPSIIGGQRYAFIRPDAAVLGPRYKFAKHGQCGAELSEMLPHLATVVDDIAIVKSCRTTQFNHAPAQIYMNTGFSQPGRPSMGSWITYGLGAETRDLPSFVVMSTGSGISGGAACWSSGFLPSVYSGTRFRNSGDPILNVSTPQGIEAGTQRDTIELINAMNQRRLKLDGDGETATRIANYEMAYRLQSSAPELMDLSKEDEATLKMYGCDPKVPSFARACLLARRMVERGVRFINIYNEGWDAHSDVAGNVKKNCGITDQASAALIKDLKQRGLLDSTLVVWGGEFGRTPMVEASVSLGRSLGRDHHPQAFTMWMAGGGIKGGVTIGATDEMGFNIVEDETHVADLQATILHCLGIDHERLTFSKAGLDFKLTGVEPCHVIKQILA, encoded by the coding sequence ATGAACACCTCGAATATTACTCGTCGTCATTTCTTTCAGGACTGTGCCGTCGGCACGGGGAAGATTGCGTTGGCATCGCTGCTGGCGGAGTCGGCCTACGGAGCGGCGCAAAGTCCGAACGTTGCTGCGCCGACGCATTTTCAGCCGAAGGCCAAGGCGGTGATTCACATGTTCATGGCGGGTGCGCCTTCGCAGTTGGAGTTGTTCGATAACAAGCCGATGCTGACGAAGTATGAAGGAAAACCGCTGCCTCCTTCGATCATCGGCGGGCAGCGTTATGCCTTCATCCGGCCTGATGCTGCGGTGCTGGGGCCGCGCTACAAGTTTGCCAAACATGGGCAGTGCGGAGCGGAGCTTTCAGAGATGCTGCCGCATCTGGCGACGGTGGTGGACGACATCGCGATTGTGAAGTCATGCCGCACGACGCAGTTCAATCATGCGCCGGCGCAGATCTACATGAACACCGGTTTCTCGCAGCCGGGGCGGCCGAGCATGGGATCGTGGATCACGTATGGCCTGGGGGCGGAGACGCGGGATCTGCCGAGCTTTGTGGTGATGAGCACGGGCAGTGGGATCAGCGGTGGGGCGGCGTGCTGGAGCAGCGGGTTTCTGCCGAGTGTTTATTCGGGGACACGCTTTCGCAATTCGGGTGATCCGATTCTGAATGTGAGCACGCCGCAGGGCATTGAAGCGGGGACGCAGCGGGACACGATCGAGCTGATCAATGCGATGAACCAGCGGCGTCTGAAACTGGATGGCGATGGCGAGACGGCCACGCGTATTGCGAATTATGAGATGGCGTACCGCCTGCAGAGTTCTGCGCCGGAGCTGATGGATCTTTCGAAAGAGGATGAGGCGACGCTGAAGATGTATGGCTGTGATCCGAAGGTGCCGTCGTTTGCCCGTGCGTGTCTGCTGGCGCGGCGGATGGTGGAGCGCGGGGTGCGCTTCATCAACATCTACAATGAAGGCTGGGATGCGCACAGCGATGTGGCGGGGAATGTGAAGAAGAACTGCGGCATCACCGACCAGGCGAGCGCGGCGCTGATCAAGGACCTGAAGCAGCGCGGGCTGCTGGACAGCACCCTGGTGGTGTGGGGCGGGGAGTTTGGGCGCACGCCGATGGTGGAGGCCAGTGTGTCGCTGGGGCGCAGCCTGGGGCGCGATCATCATCCGCAGGCATTCACCATGTGGATGGCCGGTGGCGGCATCAAGGGAGGGGTGACGATTGGGGCCACGGATGAGATGGGCTTCAATATTGTCGAGGACGAGACGCATGTGGCGGACCTGCAGGCGACGATTTTGCACTGCCTCGGGATTGACCATGAGCGGCTGACTTTCAGCAAGGCGGGGCTGGATTTCAAACTGACGGGCGTGGAGCCTTGTCATGTGATCAAGCAGATCCTCGCGTGA
- the pdxA gene encoding 4-hydroxythreonine-4-phosphate dehydrogenase PdxA, with the protein MPKPIIAVTMGDPAGVGPEICLQLLANEEVCQQATPVVFGDARLLSRCARQTGLPAPARIISEIEWADKYSSIDGPAVLDVFGFDAEDFNPGTVSARTGAAGYRYVEKSIEAALAGQVAAVATAPLNKEALHAAGIKYPGHTEMFAEKMEAERSCMTFFSEEMICSLVTVHIGYQDVVPALTSQRIQDVIDLTADAVKRVRGKKPRIAVCGLNPHAGEHGLFGRGEEEKIIEPAIEAARQKGHVVEGPLPPDTAFIASKRRVVDAYVCLYHDQALIPLKALAFDTAVNTTLGLPVPRTSVDHGTACDIAWQGKANGRSLVEAVLLAAKMAG; encoded by the coding sequence ATGCCAAAACCGATCATCGCCGTGACCATGGGCGACCCTGCAGGGGTCGGTCCCGAAATCTGCCTGCAACTGCTAGCCAACGAGGAGGTGTGCCAGCAAGCCACACCTGTGGTGTTTGGAGATGCGAGACTGCTCTCCCGCTGTGCGCGGCAGACGGGGCTGCCTGCTCCTGCGCGAATCATCAGTGAGATCGAGTGGGCGGACAAGTACAGCAGCATCGACGGACCGGCGGTGCTGGATGTGTTTGGCTTTGATGCGGAGGATTTTAATCCTGGCACGGTGAGCGCCAGGACCGGGGCGGCGGGGTATCGCTATGTGGAGAAGAGCATCGAGGCAGCACTGGCTGGACAGGTGGCTGCGGTGGCGACAGCTCCACTGAACAAGGAGGCGCTGCATGCGGCGGGGATCAAGTACCCCGGGCACACGGAGATGTTTGCCGAGAAGATGGAGGCGGAGCGCTCCTGCATGACCTTTTTCTCCGAAGAGATGATCTGCAGCCTGGTGACGGTGCACATCGGCTATCAGGATGTGGTGCCGGCGCTGACATCTCAGCGAATTCAGGACGTGATCGACCTGACGGCGGATGCGGTGAAGCGGGTGCGTGGTAAGAAGCCGAGGATCGCGGTGTGTGGGTTGAATCCGCACGCGGGGGAGCATGGGCTGTTTGGGCGTGGTGAGGAAGAAAAGATCATCGAGCCTGCGATCGAGGCCGCACGGCAGAAGGGGCATGTGGTGGAAGGACCGCTGCCGCCGGACACGGCTTTCATCGCCTCGAAGCGGCGGGTGGTGGATGCGTATGTGTGCCTGTACCACGACCAGGCGCTGATTCCGCTGAAGGCACTGGCTTTTGACACGGCGGTGAACACGACGCTGGGACTGCCGGTGCCGCGCACGAGTGTGGATCACGGGACGGCGTGTGACATCGCCTGGCAGGGCAAGGCCAACGGGCGCAGCCTGGTGGAGGCGGTGCTGCTGGCGGCGAAGATGGCGGGGTAA
- the deoC gene encoding deoxyribose-phosphate aldolase has protein sequence MKYSYSELAKMIDHSLLHPTMTDAELEAGCKQAVQYQVASVCIKPYAVKQAVEWLRGSDVIVGCVIGFPHGNSTTESKRYETELACKDGAKEIDMVVNLGKAMGGDWGYVEADVKAVCDEAHKHGAKVKVILENDYLTKGGAGLSSDDFKRKLCEICEKAGADWVKTSTGYGFVKQADGSYNYKGATEHDLALMRAACSPKVQVKAAGGVRDLAGLIKVRDLGGSRCGASATVAMMEEYRKREADGTLQGLQGKIGAGGY, from the coding sequence ATGAAATATAGCTACTCCGAACTCGCCAAAATGATCGACCACAGCCTGCTGCATCCGACGATGACGGATGCGGAGCTGGAAGCCGGGTGCAAACAGGCTGTGCAGTACCAGGTGGCCTCGGTGTGCATCAAGCCGTATGCGGTGAAGCAGGCGGTGGAGTGGCTGAGGGGCTCCGACGTGATCGTGGGATGCGTGATCGGATTTCCCCACGGAAACAGCACCACGGAGTCGAAGCGCTATGAGACGGAGCTGGCCTGCAAGGACGGGGCAAAGGAGATCGACATGGTGGTGAACCTGGGCAAGGCGATGGGCGGTGACTGGGGCTATGTGGAGGCTGATGTGAAGGCCGTGTGTGACGAGGCACACAAGCATGGCGCGAAGGTGAAGGTGATTTTGGAAAATGATTACCTGACCAAGGGCGGCGCGGGCCTGAGCAGCGATGATTTCAAGAGGAAGCTGTGCGAGATCTGCGAGAAGGCGGGTGCGGACTGGGTGAAGACGAGCACGGGCTACGGCTTTGTGAAGCAGGCGGATGGAAGCTACAACTACAAGGGAGCGACCGAGCATGATCTGGCGCTGATGCGTGCCGCGTGCAGCCCGAAGGTACAGGTGAAGGCGGCGGGCGGTGTGCGCGATCTGGCGGGACTCATCAAAGTACGTGACCTAGGTGGATCGCGCTGCGGGGCCTCGGCCACGGTGGCGATGATGGAGGAGTATCGCAAGCGGGAGGCAGACGGCACGCTGCAGGGGCTGCAAGGGAAGATCGGCGCGGGAGGATATTGA
- a CDS encoding tetratricopeptide repeat protein → MSPSLLLKSSLPLLLAAAIHAQEAPSYTPAKTDKTGMLPPFTKVLGERAAAAFGKQDWPAARKAYLEMLDLDDGNALVWANLGAVEQQAGDESRAIDCFERSVQLNPQLAQTWTALGLLVQKKGDTYRAISCFSRAIHEEPEDARAHNYLAIAAKSLGWTDAAEAELQRAIDLKPDYGIAHFNMALMLLERRPPAIELARRHYEKALTLGVAKEEVVEGRLKD, encoded by the coding sequence ATGTCGCCCTCGCTTTTGCTGAAATCCTCCCTGCCGCTTCTCCTGGCCGCAGCCATTCACGCCCAGGAGGCTCCATCCTACACCCCGGCCAAAACGGATAAAACCGGCATGCTGCCTCCTTTCACCAAGGTGCTTGGAGAGCGTGCTGCCGCCGCCTTCGGCAAGCAGGACTGGCCCGCTGCCCGCAAGGCTTACCTGGAAATGCTCGACCTCGACGATGGCAATGCCCTCGTCTGGGCCAACCTCGGCGCTGTGGAGCAGCAGGCCGGCGATGAATCACGCGCCATCGATTGCTTCGAGAGATCCGTTCAGCTCAATCCCCAGCTCGCCCAGACATGGACAGCCCTCGGACTGCTCGTCCAAAAAAAAGGCGATACCTACCGTGCCATTTCCTGCTTCTCCCGTGCCATTCATGAAGAACCCGAAGATGCTCGCGCTCACAATTACCTCGCCATCGCCGCCAAGAGTCTTGGCTGGACCGACGCCGCTGAGGCCGAACTCCAGCGCGCCATCGACCTGAAGCCCGACTACGGCATCGCCCACTTCAACATGGCGCTGATGCTCCTGGAACGCCGCCCGCCCGCCATCGAGCTCGCACGCCGGCACTACGAAAAGGCGCTCACCCTCGGTGTCGCCAAGGAGGAAGTCGTGGAGGGCCGCCTCAAGGACTGA
- a CDS encoding aminotransferase class I/II-fold pyridoxal phosphate-dependent enzyme, translating to MPDTERTWNIAAQLDDLRAQELWRELRPLDEAHGLTVRSGDREWINFSSNDYLGLAHSQEMQAALEDGIAKYGGGSGASRLVCGTHRSHVTLEEALAHFKGTEAALTFSSGFAVALGTIPALVGAGDTIILDKLCHASLVDAARLSGATIRVFPHNHLDKLERLLQTAQGRVLVVTESIFSMDGDAALLKEIVELKSRHGAWLLVDEAHAVGVLGPQGRGLSAALGVDQQVDLHLGTLSKAFGLSGGYLAASRQVIDLLINRARSFIYSTAPPMHLAHALTTMIDLISSRRGDLLRSKLHTNVGQAVQLLKDIGMSPPAVQAAILPVIIGEASQALAASARLRDSGFLIPCIRYPTVARGSARLRITLSAEHSVSQITALGSALQAAL from the coding sequence ATGCCGGACACGGAACGCACATGGAATATTGCCGCGCAGCTGGACGATTTGCGCGCACAGGAGCTCTGGCGCGAGCTGCGCCCGCTGGATGAAGCACACGGCCTCACCGTCCGCTCAGGAGACCGCGAATGGATCAATTTTTCCTCCAACGACTACCTCGGCCTGGCTCACTCCCAGGAAATGCAGGCCGCGCTGGAAGACGGCATCGCTAAATATGGCGGCGGTTCGGGTGCCTCGCGCCTCGTGTGCGGCACTCATCGCTCTCACGTCACTTTGGAGGAGGCACTCGCCCATTTCAAAGGCACTGAGGCCGCACTCACTTTCAGCAGCGGCTTCGCCGTCGCCCTTGGCACCATCCCCGCCTTGGTGGGCGCAGGGGACACCATCATCCTCGACAAGCTCTGCCACGCCAGCCTTGTGGATGCCGCCCGCCTCAGCGGAGCCACCATTCGCGTCTTCCCACACAACCATCTCGACAAACTCGAGCGCCTCCTCCAAACCGCCCAAGGCCGTGTACTCGTCGTCACCGAGTCCATCTTCAGCATGGACGGCGATGCCGCTCTGCTGAAGGAAATCGTGGAGCTGAAATCCCGGCACGGTGCCTGGCTCCTGGTGGATGAAGCCCATGCCGTGGGTGTGCTCGGCCCTCAGGGGCGCGGACTCTCTGCCGCTCTCGGCGTCGATCAGCAGGTGGATCTCCATCTCGGCACCCTCAGCAAGGCCTTCGGCCTCAGTGGCGGCTATCTGGCGGCATCGCGTCAGGTCATCGACCTCCTGATCAATCGCGCTCGCAGCTTCATCTATTCCACCGCACCGCCCATGCATCTGGCACATGCGCTCACGACCATGATTGATCTGATCAGTAGCCGACGCGGCGATCTGCTGAGATCAAAGCTCCACACCAATGTCGGCCAGGCTGTGCAGTTGCTCAAAGACATCGGCATGTCACCACCAGCAGTTCAGGCAGCCATCCTTCCCGTCATCATCGGAGAGGCCTCACAGGCGCTGGCCGCCAGTGCACGCTTGCGGGATTCTGGCTTCCTGATTCCCTGCATCCGTTATCCCACCGTGGCACGTGGCAGCGCCCGCCTCCGCATCACCCTCAGCGCTGAGCACTCAGTTTCACAAATCACAGCACTGGGCAGCGCCCTGCAGGCGGCCCTCTGA
- a CDS encoding alpha/beta hydrolase, with translation MKWIFFLMICAAAAYADNQADIEYARVGDVSLKLDLHRPQGEKPPLIVYVHGGAWRGGSKEDVPIGSLLERGYAIASVNYRLSTQAVFPAQVHDIKAAIRFLRANAGVYHINADKIVIIGSSAGGHLAALVGVTNGVKELEGTVGENLEQSSDVQGIVSFFGASNLMTILSQSTPKGREFRIPALKLLLGDTPDKKPELAKLASPVAHLDKKDPSLMLIHGDADPQMPPPQSDELAKGYRELGLPVTLIVMPGSRHGGAEFYDDERTAIVSKFLDKVLH, from the coding sequence ATGAAGTGGATTTTCTTTTTGATGATATGTGCGGCAGCAGCTTATGCCGACAATCAGGCGGATATTGAGTATGCGAGGGTGGGGGATGTTTCGCTGAAGCTGGATCTGCACCGGCCGCAGGGGGAGAAGCCGCCGCTGATTGTGTATGTGCACGGGGGTGCGTGGCGTGGTGGCAGCAAGGAGGATGTGCCGATTGGCAGCCTGCTGGAGCGGGGATACGCGATCGCGAGCGTGAACTACCGGCTGTCCACGCAGGCGGTGTTTCCTGCGCAGGTGCATGACATCAAGGCGGCGATCCGGTTTCTGCGTGCGAATGCGGGTGTGTATCACATCAACGCGGACAAGATTGTGATCATCGGCTCATCTGCTGGCGGGCATCTGGCGGCGCTGGTGGGTGTGACGAATGGAGTGAAGGAACTGGAGGGGACGGTGGGAGAGAATCTAGAGCAGAGCAGCGACGTGCAGGGGATCGTGAGCTTTTTCGGGGCATCGAATTTGATGACCATCCTCTCCCAAAGCACGCCGAAGGGCCGCGAATTCCGCATCCCCGCGCTGAAGCTGCTGTTGGGGGATACGCCGGACAAGAAGCCTGAACTGGCCAAGCTGGCGAGCCCCGTGGCGCATCTGGACAAGAAGGATCCGTCGCTGATGCTGATCCACGGAGATGCGGATCCGCAGATGCCGCCGCCGCAGTCTGACGAACTGGCCAAGGGCTACCGGGAGCTGGGACTGCCGGTGACGCTGATCGTGATGCCGGGGAGCAGGCATGGGGGCGCGGAATTCTATGATGATGAGCGCACTGCGATCGTGTCCAAGTTTCTCGACAAGGTGCTGCATTGA
- the ilvD gene encoding dihydroxy-acid dehydratase, whose product MTEQPLNWNSNNLTHGWQRGVTAFFWGLGFKPEDFDKPQIGIGTPLLDGNICNVHAHELAQLIAQGCKDAGLIGFPFGVSPVSDNITQGNIGGAASLCSRNIMANGAEMICTSHCYDALIGLHHCDKNGPAFAMALARTNYPGLIVNGGSIMPGCHKGHSTSILDVYDAAAKEKQGTMSYEESEQIIRTACPGAGGCGIAASFNTWGIALEAMGLSLPDTSSMPAIETGKREECLRVGKAVRRLLEMNLRPRDIITKASLTNAMTAICAIGGSTNGVLHILAVAREAGVDFTLRDVQAIGRRTPVLCNFAPRGRGTMVDLHRLGGTTMLLRHIMKTGLLDGSCITVTGKTLAENLADAPEVPFPNELIAPIAAPFKEFADIQVCFGNIAPDGVVFKVSSLDEPKFRGKAICFHDSKGVSDAAAEGRIRPGHIVVIRGCGPVALGMPEMHVASAALAVPELYGKVALLSDTRVSGVSGGAVGVHCSPEAAVGGPIAAVQDGDDIEFDLLAGTIHVHADLDSRPRTIPAVSHPFGYLADFAATVTQAHQGCVPRWVADRK is encoded by the coding sequence ATGACCGAACAACCTCTCAACTGGAACTCCAACAACCTCACCCACGGCTGGCAGCGCGGCGTCACCGCCTTTTTCTGGGGCCTGGGTTTCAAGCCGGAGGACTTTGACAAGCCCCAGATCGGCATCGGCACCCCGCTGCTCGACGGCAATATCTGCAACGTCCACGCCCACGAGCTCGCCCAGCTCATCGCCCAGGGCTGCAAAGATGCAGGCCTCATTGGGTTTCCCTTTGGCGTCTCGCCTGTCAGCGACAACATCACGCAGGGAAACATCGGCGGCGCTGCTTCACTCTGCTCTCGCAACATCATGGCCAATGGTGCTGAAATGATCTGCACCTCCCACTGCTACGATGCCCTCATCGGCCTGCATCATTGCGACAAAAACGGCCCCGCCTTCGCCATGGCGCTGGCCCGCACCAATTACCCCGGTCTCATCGTCAATGGCGGCAGCATCATGCCCGGCTGTCACAAAGGCCACTCCACCTCCATCCTCGATGTCTACGATGCCGCTGCCAAGGAGAAGCAGGGCACCATGAGCTACGAGGAGTCAGAGCAGATCATCCGCACCGCCTGCCCGGGCGCCGGTGGCTGCGGCATCGCCGCCTCTTTCAATACCTGGGGCATCGCCCTTGAGGCCATGGGCCTCAGCCTACCAGACACCTCCTCCATGCCTGCCATCGAAACAGGCAAGCGCGAGGAATGCCTCCGCGTCGGCAAGGCCGTCCGCCGCCTTCTGGAGATGAATCTCCGCCCTCGTGACATCATCACCAAGGCCTCCCTCACCAACGCCATGACTGCCATCTGCGCCATCGGTGGCTCCACCAATGGCGTCCTCCACATCCTCGCCGTCGCCCGCGAAGCCGGTGTGGACTTCACTCTGCGCGATGTCCAGGCCATCGGCCGCCGCACCCCCGTGCTGTGCAACTTCGCCCCCCGTGGCCGTGGCACCATGGTCGATCTCCACCGCCTCGGCGGCACCACCATGCTGCTCAGGCACATCATGAAAACAGGCCTGCTCGATGGCTCCTGCATCACCGTCACTGGCAAAACACTCGCGGAAAACCTCGCCGACGCTCCGGAAGTCCCCTTCCCCAACGAGCTCATCGCGCCCATCGCCGCCCCCTTCAAAGAGTTCGCCGATATCCAGGTCTGCTTTGGCAACATCGCCCCCGACGGCGTCGTCTTCAAAGTCTCCTCCCTGGACGAGCCCAAGTTCCGCGGCAAAGCCATCTGCTTCCACGACTCCAAAGGCGTCTCCGATGCCGCTGCAGAGGGCCGCATCCGGCCCGGCCACATCGTCGTCATCCGTGGCTGCGGTCCCGTGGCACTCGGCATGCCTGAAATGCACGTCGCCAGTGCCGCCCTCGCCGTGCCAGAGCTCTATGGTAAGGTCGCCCTGCTCTCAGACACCCGCGTCTCAGGCGTCTCTGGTGGTGCCGTGGGCGTGCATTGCAGTCCGGAAGCCGCAGTTGGTGGCCCCATTGCAGCCGTCCAAGACGGTGACGACATCGAATTCGACCTCCTCGCAGGCACCATTCACGTGCATGCCGATCTCGACTCCCGCCCTCGCACCATCCCCGCCGTCAGCCATCCCTTCGGCTACCTCGCCGACTTCGCCGCCACCGTCACCCAGGCCCACCAGGGCTGCGTCCCCCGCTGGGTCGCAGATCGGAAATAA
- a CDS encoding PSD1 and planctomycete cytochrome C domain-containing protein: MTSRALILCLGLPATGFAVDFNRDVRPVLAQHCFKCHGMDDQGRKGKLRLDLREAATGKGKSGELAIVPGKPDASEVIKRVFSKDEDEVMPPPHTKTVLPESAKNILKAWISEGANYEAHWAYVPPKQATLPMPGMHPIDSFIQARLKQEGLKPSAQADKYTLVRRVYLDLIGLPPTPKEADAFVNDQSADAYDKLVDSLLASKQYGERWARRWLDLARYADTNGFEKDRPRPIWPYRDWVVRALNEDMPFDQFSIKQLAGDMLPKATPDDLIATGFHRNTMLNEEGGIDPNEYRFYAMVDRVSVTGTAWMGLTMNCCQCHTHKYDPILHTDFYRTMALLNNADEPTYFIPTPEVEAQQKAQQARMAKLESELAGKFPGGKTVMESRFAGWLEGESRRASKWEVIKPTKMETTMPHLEQQADGFILGSGDISKSDVYDLSFKAPIKGVRALRIEVTSHPSLPNNGPGLTNYEGPIGGFFMSELQASQNGQRVKIARAEDTNEDEDDKINDAAAANPKAKAKAAAKAKKKNNAQATLDGEMSSGWQVLGGYGVQHAAVFHFEQPVDLTNGLDLKLLFEKHFACPLGHFRISVTTSDHAEAMGYPAEVEEALASGDKSKHELLLRAFLENADEMKQAVAPLLAARKNPARGQATLVMQERPASNPRSTHRYHRGEYLQPKEEVTPAVPAFLPSLPKGEAANRLTFAKWLFAPENPLTARVTVNRQWQAFFGRGIVKSLEDFGYQSDPPSHPELLDWLAVELVKQGWSMKKLHRLIVTSATYKQGSRITPELAQKDAENVLLARGPRFRLEAEIIRDSALKAAGVLSLKMGGPGVYPPQPASVTSEGTYGKVEWKVSEGEDHFRRSLYTFTKRTAPFAMATTFDAPTGESCLAKREVSNSPLQALTLLNDQMFMEAAQAMAKQVIVESKTDDERLQNIIRRAVTRPATTEELAMFKAFLQKQRERKVSDEALWADVSRAALNLDEAITHP; this comes from the coding sequence ATGACCAGCCGCGCCCTTATTCTTTGCCTAGGACTGCCAGCCACCGGCTTCGCGGTGGATTTCAACCGTGACGTGCGCCCGGTGCTGGCGCAGCATTGTTTCAAATGCCACGGGATGGACGATCAGGGGCGGAAGGGGAAGCTGCGGCTGGATTTGCGTGAGGCGGCAACGGGCAAAGGGAAATCGGGCGAACTGGCGATCGTGCCGGGGAAGCCGGATGCGAGCGAGGTGATCAAGCGTGTCTTTTCCAAGGATGAGGATGAAGTGATGCCACCGCCGCATACGAAGACGGTGCTGCCAGAGAGTGCTAAGAATATTCTCAAAGCGTGGATTTCCGAAGGGGCAAACTATGAAGCGCACTGGGCGTATGTGCCGCCGAAGCAGGCGACGCTGCCTATGCCGGGGATGCATCCGATTGATTCATTTATCCAAGCGAGGCTGAAGCAAGAAGGGCTGAAGCCTTCGGCGCAAGCGGACAAGTACACGCTGGTAAGGCGTGTGTATCTTGATCTCATCGGACTGCCGCCCACGCCGAAGGAGGCGGATGCGTTTGTGAATGACCAGTCTGCCGATGCGTATGACAAGCTGGTGGATTCGCTGCTGGCGTCCAAGCAGTATGGCGAGCGCTGGGCAAGGCGCTGGCTGGACCTGGCGCGCTATGCGGATACGAACGGATTTGAGAAGGACCGGCCGCGGCCGATCTGGCCGTACCGGGACTGGGTGGTGCGGGCTCTGAATGAGGACATGCCGTTTGACCAGTTCAGCATCAAGCAGCTGGCGGGCGACATGCTGCCGAAGGCGACGCCGGATGATCTGATCGCGACGGGATTTCACCGGAACACGATGCTGAACGAGGAAGGGGGGATTGATCCGAATGAGTATCGTTTTTATGCGATGGTGGATCGTGTGAGCGTGACCGGCACGGCGTGGATGGGGCTGACGATGAACTGCTGCCAGTGCCACACGCACAAGTACGACCCGATTCTGCACACGGATTTTTATCGGACGATGGCGCTGCTGAACAACGCCGACGAGCCGACTTACTTTATCCCGACGCCGGAAGTGGAAGCGCAGCAAAAGGCGCAGCAGGCGAGAATGGCGAAGCTGGAGTCTGAGCTGGCGGGCAAGTTTCCTGGGGGGAAGACTGTGATGGAGAGCCGGTTTGCCGGATGGCTGGAAGGGGAGTCGCGCCGAGCCTCGAAGTGGGAGGTGATCAAGCCGACCAAGATGGAGACGACGATGCCGCACCTGGAGCAGCAGGCGGATGGCTTCATCTTGGGCAGCGGTGACATCTCAAAGAGTGATGTGTATGACCTGAGCTTCAAGGCACCGATCAAGGGAGTGCGTGCGCTGCGCATTGAAGTGACGTCGCATCCGAGCCTGCCGAACAACGGGCCGGGGCTGACGAATTATGAGGGGCCGATCGGGGGCTTTTTCATGAGCGAGCTCCAGGCTTCGCAAAACGGGCAGCGTGTGAAGATCGCTCGGGCGGAGGACACGAATGAGGATGAAGACGACAAGATCAATGATGCGGCAGCGGCGAATCCTAAAGCGAAAGCCAAGGCGGCCGCGAAAGCCAAGAAAAAGAACAATGCGCAGGCCACGCTGGATGGTGAGATGTCGAGCGGCTGGCAGGTGCTGGGCGGCTATGGTGTGCAGCATGCGGCGGTGTTTCATTTTGAGCAGCCGGTGGATCTGACGAACGGCCTGGATTTAAAGCTGCTGTTTGAGAAGCACTTTGCCTGTCCGCTGGGGCACTTTCGCATCTCTGTGACCACGAGCGATCACGCTGAGGCCATGGGGTATCCGGCAGAGGTGGAGGAGGCGCTGGCTTCTGGAGACAAGAGCAAGCATGAACTGCTGCTGCGTGCCTTCTTGGAGAATGCCGATGAGATGAAGCAGGCGGTGGCACCGCTGCTGGCTGCGCGCAAGAATCCGGCGCGTGGTCAGGCCACCCTGGTGATGCAGGAACGGCCTGCGAGCAATCCGCGCAGCACGCACCGCTACCACCGTGGGGAATACCTGCAGCCGAAGGAGGAGGTGACACCGGCGGTGCCAGCTTTTCTTCCTTCGCTGCCCAAGGGAGAGGCGGCCAACAGGCTGACTTTTGCGAAGTGGCTTTTTGCGCCTGAGAATCCGCTGACGGCGCGTGTGACGGTGAACCGGCAGTGGCAGGCGTTCTTTGGACGGGGGATCGTGAAGTCACTGGAGGATTTTGGGTATCAGAGCGATCCGCCCTCGCATCCGGAGCTGCTGGACTGGCTGGCGGTGGAGCTGGTGAAGCAGGGCTGGTCGATGAAGAAGCTGCACCGGCTGATCGTAACGAGCGCGACGTACAAGCAGGGAAGCCGGATCACGCCGGAGCTGGCGCAGAAAGATGCTGAGAATGTGCTGCTGGCGCGCGGGCCGCGTTTCCGGCTGGAGGCTGAGATCATTCGTGACTCCGCGCTGAAGGCTGCGGGTGTGCTCTCTCTGAAGATGGGCGGGCCGGGAGTGTACCCACCGCAGCCAGCGAGCGTGACCTCTGAGGGCACCTACGGCAAGGTGGAGTGGAAGGTCAGCGAAGGAGAAGACCACTTCCGCCGCAGCCTGTACACCTTCACCAAGCGTACCGCGCCGTTTGCGATGGCCACGACGTTTGATGCGCCCACAGGGGAATCCTGCCTGGCGAAGCGCGAGGTTTCCAACAGTCCGCTGCAGGCGCTGACGCTGCTGAATGACCAGATGTTTATGGAGGCGGCGCAGGCGATGGCGAAGCAGGTGATCGTGGAGTCCAAGACGGACGATGAGCGGCTGCAGAACATCATCCGCCGTGCGGTGACGCGGCCTGCGACTACGGAGGAGCTAGCGATGTTCAAAGCCTTCCTGCAAAAGCAGCGTGAGAGAAAAGTGAGCGATGAAGCCCTGTGGGCCGATGTGAGCCGTGCCGCCCTGAACCTTGACGAAGCCATTACGCATCCATGA